CCCTTCCCGGTGAACCAGTAGATAGCCGTCCCTCGTAGCGCTCGGTGCCAGCGTTGCGGCTGATCCGCTGGTTGCGCAGGCGGTATAACGGTAGAATCGGTGAGACTGCGGAACCGGCGGGAGCGCGGGACCGTCAACCGGAACGCGAGCGTTTGCCGCCGTCCGGCGGACGACGGCTTCGTGCGTCCGTTCGCCGACTGACCGGCACGGTCCGGAGCACTTCCGGGGTCACTCCCTGGATCTCAAGCGGGACGTCCGGAACGCCGAGGGACGCGCGGATAGCGGAACCCGTTCGACTCCGTCGGACGAGCGCTCGCACTCGGGCGAATCTTCAAGAGGCGAACCGCCGACGGACGACCATGGGAACGCTCAGGGACGCGGCCGCAGACGCCGGCGTACGAGTCGGTGCGGCCGTCGACGCCGACTCGCTCAGAACCGACACCGACTACCGGCGGACGCTCTCGTCCGAGTTCGACGCCGTCGTCGCCGAGAACGCGATGAAGTGGGGGCGGCTCAGTGATGGCGAGGGATGCTACGACTTCACAGACGCCGACGACATCGTGGCGTTCGCGAACCGAAACGACATGTACGTCCGCGGGCACACGCTCGTTTGGCACCGGATGTACCCCGACTGGCTCCGACCGTGGTCGCGGTCCGAGGCGTCGGCCCGTCGAACGCTCAGAACGCACGTCCAGACCGTCGCCGGTCGGTACCGCGGACGCGTCGACGCGTGGGACGTGGTGAACGAGGCCGTCGCGGACGACGGCGGCCTCCGGGAGACGCAGTGGCTCGCGTCGCTCGGTCCGGAGTACCTCGACCGCGCGTTCGAGTGGGCCGACGACGTGTCCGACGCCGACCTGTTCTACAACGACTACGGCGCGGACGGCCTCTCGGCGAAGTCCGACGCGGTGTATGACCTCGTCTCGGAGATGGTCGCCCGCGACGTGCCGATAGACGGCGTCGGTCTGCAGTTACACGTCTTCGACGAAACGGTCCCGCCGGCCGACGTCGCCGCCAACGTCGAACGCCTCACCGAACTCGGTCTGACCGTGCACGTCACCGAACTCGACGTGGGCATCGGCGAGGCCGTCGTCGACGCGGACGAACAGGCCGACTACTACCGCGACGTCGTCTCGGCCGCCGTCGACGCCGGCGCCGAGGCCGTCGTCACGTGGGGCGTCGACGACGGACAGTCGTGGCTGCCGGCGCGGGGGTGGGGGGAGGCTCCGCTCCTGTTCGACGAGCGGTTCCGGCGAAAACCCGCTTACCACGGCGTCGCGGACGCGCTCTCGAAGTAGCGCTCCGAGCGGCTCGAACTGTTCGCGCCGTCAGAACCCGGGGCCGTCGACGTTCTCGTCCGCCGCCTCCCGCCAGTCGTGCTCCGGCGCCCACCCCAACTCGCGTTCGGCCTTCGCCGTGGTGAACGCGCAGGCGTCGCCCTCCACGTCGCAGGGCGGCGCGTCGTCGCCGAAGAGGGCGTCGAGGAGGTCGGCGGTATCCAGACCGAGGTAGTTCTCCGCGGCGTGGCAGAGGTACGCCTCGTGACCCTCGATATCGGCCGTCAGGGCGGACGAGAACATCGACGCGAGGTCGCGCACGTCGATGTACGACCAGAAGTTGCCGGCGCCGCCGTGCTGCGAGACGCCCGACGGGAGGTCCCGGAGCGCCTCGATGTCGAACCCCTCCCGGTTCCCCGTCGCCTCATATCGACCCGGGTACTGCACCCACGAGGGTCGAATCGAGGCGACGGGAACGCCGTAGCGCCGGGCGGTCCGCGCGGCGACGGCCTCGCCCGCCTCCTTCGAGACGCCGTAGGAGTCCTGCGGTCTCAACGGATGCTCCTCGTCGATGGGGACGTAGTCGGGGGCGGGGCGACGCTCGGCGAACGGGAAGCCGTACGCCGACTCGCTGGAGGCCCACGCGACCCGCGCGCCCGTCCGCCCGGCGGCGTCGAGGACGTTGTAGGCGCTCAGGACGTTGTTCGAGAACACCCGCACGCCGGCGTGGTTCGTCGGGTCCGGGATGGCCGCTAAGTGTGCGACGGCGTCGGGGTCGACGTCGGCGAATAGCTCCGCTGTCTCGCCACGGTCGGTCAGGTCGACCTCGAAGAAGTTCGCGCCCTCCGGGGCGTCCCCGGACGGGAGTCGCTGGTCGAGTCCCACTACCTCGTAGCCGTCGTCGAGCAGTCGCCGCACGACCCACCGTCCTGCGCCGCCGAGCGCGCCGGTGACGACGACGCTCCGCGTGTCGGTTGTCATTACCTCGTAGACGCCCGACCGCGACTTGAATCCCGGGGACGCGGCGGGTTCGACCCCTTCGCACGACCCCTCAGGCGGTCACCCTTCGGAGGTGCCGCGACAGTCCCTCGCCGATAGCCCGCATCCCCTCGTCTCCCGGATGGAGGAGGTCCGCGGACAGTCCCGAGAGGGGGAGCAGGTCGGGGCCTTCGACCAGCGAGAGGTTCCCGTGCGGCGAATCCGTCACGACGGTCCGCAACGTCTCCCGGTACGCCGCGGCGTGTTCGGCGTCCCCCGATGCCGTCACGTCGTCGAAGTAGGGAAAGAGCGTGACGCACGCGACGGGTTTGTCGGGGTGCGCCGCCGCGACGGTGTTCACGAACGGTTCGACGCGCGCCTCGAACTCCTCGACGGGGAACCCGCCGGTGTTCGCCATGTTCACCGACAGCGACAGCGTCGCCACGTCCCAGTCGTCGCGGGCGGCGATGTGCTCGGCCATCGCGGGTTCGCAGTACGCCGACCCGGAACAGCCGAGGTTCAGCGCGTCGTACCCGCGGTTCCGGGCGACGTGCGAGACGTAGTTCGCGTGGCCCGCGGACGACGCGGCTCCCTCGGTGATCGAGGTGCCGTACGCGAGGTATCGCTCCTCGGGCAGTTCGTCGTCGGCCGGCGGGCGGCACGCCCCCGAGACGTCGTGCACGGCGACGGCGTCGAACCGCTCGAATCGTATCCGGCAGACGCGCGGGTCGAACCGCCCCGTCACCTCCGTCGTCAACTCGCCGACCCGCGCCGGGACGGAGAGGGCGAGCGTCGTCGGTTCCGGACCGATTTCGGTCGGGTTCCACGGCTGGAACGGCCCCCAGAACACCCGGACCCGAGACCGCTCGGCCGCCGATAGGGTGAGTTCGATTTCCGCCTCGTCGCCCTCGGGAACGAACCTGAGTTCGCTGCCGGTCGGATGGCGGACGCGCTCTCGCGCCGTCTCGTTCAACCCCGCTCCCACCTCCGCGGGGACGCGACACAGTCGGTCGCCGCCGTCGGTCCACTCCGCGGGCACCGTCTCGGCGACGTTGTGGAGCGAGACGGACGGGTACGCTTCTAACTGCATACCGTCACGCTCGCACACCGGGCACATGACTCTGCTGGACGCCCGCCCTCGCCGCTTCGACCCCCCGTCGCTCCCGCCGCTCGGCGATTCCGAGTCTCAGTTGGGGTCGTACTGCAGGTCGCCCTCGTGGACCCACCAGAACTGGGGCCACTTGACCCGTCGATTCACGCTGTCCGACGCGGGTTCGGTCCACTCGTCGTTCGTGGTCCAGGACTGCTCGAACTTCGAGACGAGTCCGAGGAACGGCAGTTCGATGTGGCTGTGCCACGCCGACTGCTGGACGTACTGTCTCGCCTCCTCGTCGCTGGGCTGTCGGGCGATCTGCCTCGTCACTTCGAGCGGATTGATCGTCATCTCGCCGCCGCCGCGGGCCGGAATCGTCTGCTCGGTGTCTGCTTTCTCGCGGTAGCCGTGACCGCCGCCGATATCGGACGCCCACAGCTGATAGTACAGCGGGAAGTAGGGGAACGCCGAGCGCGACCCGCCTGGTAGCCAGTAGAAGCTTCCCATCTTGAAGTTGCCGCCGGAGTACTGACTGAACCAGTCGTTCGTCGGCCGAGTGCTGACGGAGAGGTCGAAGCCGAACTCGTTGAGTTGGCTGGTGACCGTCTGCGTCATCGTCGTCCAGTCGCTCCATCCCGCCGGCGAGTAGTATTCGCCCGCGAGCGTTCGTCCGTCCTTCGCCCAGACGCCGTTCTGCTTGGAGTAGCCGGCCTCTTCCATGAGCTGCGTCGCCTTCTCGGTGTTCGAGGACTCTTCGCCGTACGTCTCGAAGTCGCCGTACCAGTCGCCGAGCCAGTACTCCTGGTCCTTCGGTGCGATACCGCAAGGAATGGGCGCGGTGAACTTCGTCCGCGGTCCCGCGTTGTCGACGATGTCCTTCCGGTTGATGACGTGCGCGATGGCCTGCCGAACCTTCCGATTCCCGAAGTCCGGGTCCTGGTGGTTGAAGACGATGCCGTAGCCCCACTTGGCCGGGATGTTCACCTCCACGACGTGGTCCGGATACTGCTCGGCTATCTCGGGCGGCGTGAACGCGCTCGTCGCCGCATCGACCTCTGTCCCCGACATGAGCGCCTGATGCTGAGCCGATCCCCCGCCGGTGTTCTCGATGAGGTAGGTACCGAAATTGACGTTGTCGGACTTGTAGAACTCTGGGTTCGGCTCGAACTCGAACGCCTGGCGGTCTTTGTTCACGAGCGAGAACATGGCGCTGGAGACCGGATCCTCCCACGCCCACTGCAGGAGTGCCGAGGCCTCCTGGTCCAGCCACTGCTCGTGGACCTCCTTCTTCGTGTCGGCGAAGAAGTTAGTTAGCTCGAAGCGGATGATACGGGGGTTCGTCGGTCCCGAGAGATGCAGTTTCCCCGTCCGTTCGTCCACCATCTCGTAGTCGTCGACGTAGCCGAACAGCGAACTGCCCGTCTTCTCGGCGAGTTGGAGTTGTACCTCCAGGTCCTCGGTGGTCCAGTCGTCGCCGTTGTCCCACATGAGGTCCTCGCGGAAGGTCATCGTGACCTCCTGCTCTTCGATCTGCAGGTCCGAGAGCGCCCCGTAGAGGAATTCGTCCTCGTTGAAGGAGTATTTCAGGAACGGCGCGAACACCATCCGTCCGGCGGGCCAACTGTAGTTCTG
The genomic region above belongs to Halogeometricum sp. S3BR5-2 and contains:
- a CDS encoding endo-1,4-beta-xylanase, which encodes MGTLRDAAADAGVRVGAAVDADSLRTDTDYRRTLSSEFDAVVAENAMKWGRLSDGEGCYDFTDADDIVAFANRNDMYVRGHTLVWHRMYPDWLRPWSRSEASARRTLRTHVQTVAGRYRGRVDAWDVVNEAVADDGGLRETQWLASLGPEYLDRAFEWADDVSDADLFYNDYGADGLSAKSDAVYDLVSEMVARDVPIDGVGLQLHVFDETVPPADVAANVERLTELGLTVHVTELDVGIGEAVVDADEQADYYRDVVSAAVDAGAEAVVTWGVDDGQSWLPARGWGEAPLLFDERFRRKPAYHGVADALSK
- a CDS encoding NAD-dependent epimerase/dehydratase family protein, whose protein sequence is MTTDTRSVVVTGALGGAGRWVVRRLLDDGYEVVGLDQRLPSGDAPEGANFFEVDLTDRGETAELFADVDPDAVAHLAAIPDPTNHAGVRVFSNNVLSAYNVLDAAGRTGARVAWASSESAYGFPFAERRPAPDYVPIDEEHPLRPQDSYGVSKEAGEAVAARTARRYGVPVASIRPSWVQYPGRYEATGNREGFDIEALRDLPSGVSQHGGAGNFWSYIDVRDLASMFSSALTADIEGHEAYLCHAAENYLGLDTADLLDALFGDDAPPCDVEGDACAFTTAKAERELGWAPEHDWREAADENVDGPGF
- a CDS encoding GDSL-type esterase/lipase family protein, whose amino-acid sequence is MQLEAYPSVSLHNVAETVPAEWTDGGDRLCRVPAEVGAGLNETARERVRHPTGSELRFVPEGDEAEIELTLSAAERSRVRVFWGPFQPWNPTEIGPEPTTLALSVPARVGELTTEVTGRFDPRVCRIRFERFDAVAVHDVSGACRPPADDELPEERYLAYGTSITEGAASSAGHANYVSHVARNRGYDALNLGCSGSAYCEPAMAEHIAARDDWDVATLSLSVNMANTGGFPVEEFEARVEPFVNTVAAAHPDKPVACVTLFPYFDDVTASGDAEHAAAYRETLRTVVTDSPHGNLSLVEGPDLLPLSGLSADLLHPGDEGMRAIGEGLSRHLRRVTA
- a CDS encoding ABC transporter substrate-binding protein, with the protein product MLAVAGTSGVAALAGCSGGGDGGGGGGGSEGGSNGGGTGEDNTPGTSSEGQIYDVTFRNAYDGNPVDLHFNSFASQNYSWPAGRMVFAPFLKYSFNEDEFLYGALSDLQIEEQEVTMTFREDLMWDNGDDWTTEDLEVQLQLAEKTGSSLFGYVDDYEMVDERTGKLHLSGPTNPRIIRFELTNFFADTKKEVHEQWLDQEASALLQWAWEDPVSSAMFSLVNKDRQAFEFEPNPEFYKSDNVNFGTYLIENTGGGSAQHQALMSGTEVDAATSAFTPPEIAEQYPDHVVEVNIPAKWGYGIVFNHQDPDFGNRKVRQAIAHVINRKDIVDNAGPRTKFTAPIPCGIAPKDQEYWLGDWYGDFETYGEESSNTEKATQLMEEAGYSKQNGVWAKDGRTLAGEYYSPAGWSDWTTMTQTVTSQLNEFGFDLSVSTRPTNDWFSQYSGGNFKMGSFYWLPGGSRSAFPYFPLYYQLWASDIGGGHGYREKADTEQTIPARGGGEMTINPLEVTRQIARQPSDEEARQYVQQSAWHSHIELPFLGLVSKFEQSWTTNDEWTEPASDSVNRRVKWPQFWWVHEGDLQYDPN